The DNA segment ACAAAAGGATGAATCAATCGATGAGATCACAAATACTTTCCTCGACAAGCTGAAGTTTTGCGGAGAAATGGTGGGAACGGAGAGGATGAAGATTATCCGTTATCATGACATGCTGAAGGCTGAATATCGGGAGTTCATAACTCCTTCCAAATGTGAAACTTTGAACGAGCTTATTAATTGGGCAAGGGATAGGGAAATCGAGTTGAAGAGACAAGTTGAACGTGGGGAGAAAAGACAAATTGAGAAAGGATCAACACAAAGCACTTCCAAGAAACCTAAGACACATGATCAAGGAAAGAAAGAAGCTTCTAAAGGAGGGTTTCCACGATGTAAAACGTGTGGAAAACCCCATTCGGGAGAATGTTTATTGGGGAGGAAAGGATGTTACAACTGTGGACAAGAAGGGCATTCGTATTATAATTGCCCAAGTCCCAAGAGAGTGTGTTACAACTGTAATGAATCGGGCCATGTAAAGGCCGAATGTCCAAAACTCAAACAGGGAACGAAGAAAGAAGGAAAGAAGGAAGAACTTGCTAAAGCTAAAGGAAGAATGTTCCAAATCTTTACGGAAGAAGCTAGTGCTCACCCGAATGTGGCGTCAGGTATATTTATGATAAACTCTATACCTACATATGTGTTGTTTGATACAGGGGCTAGTAGATCATTCATTTCGAGCGAGTTTATACATTCCCCTTTGTTCACGATAGAAAGAATGCCTACATCTTTGGAGGTAGAAATAGCCGACTGTAAGAGTTACCTTCTACATGAGATATGTAGAAATTGTAAAATTACTATCGAGGATGAGGATTTTGACATTGATTTAATTCCCATGGTCTTAGGAGAATTTAAGGTAGTAGTAgatatggattggttatcccaccATCATGCGAAAATTTTATGTGAAAGCAAAATTATTCATGTGACATATCCTAAGGGAAGGCGGGTAAGTATTCATGGGAAAAGAGAGGTAGAGGCAAAATTCTGTACTATCTTAGAAGCGGTTAAGTATGTGAAGAATGGAAGTAAGGCATTCTTAGCCTATGTTGTCGATACAAAACTAGGTACTTTAAGAATTGAAGATACTAAGATTATGAGTGAATACCCGGATGTGTTTCCGGATGAATTGCCGGGACTTCCACCGGAGCCAGAAGTCGAATTCCGTATCGAGTTGGAACCAAATGCCAAACCGGtagccaaagctccttaccggCTGGCACCCGCGAAGGTACGGGAACTAATGGTCCAATTACAAGAACTTCTTGACAagggcttcatacgccctagcgTGTCCCCGTGGGGAGCGCCCGTTTTgctcgttaaaaagaaggatgggttgatgagaatgtgcatcgactatcgtgagctcaacaaactcacgATAAAGAACCGATATCCCCTTCCGATAatagatgatctttttgatcaattacaaggggcaagttggttCTCAAAAATCAACTTGCGATCGGGTTACCATCAAGTACGAATAAGAGAAGAGGACGTACCTAAGACCGCGCTCAGAACCCGTTACGGACATTATGAATTTTTAGTAATGTCATTCGGGTTAACTAACGCTTCGGCCGcttttatggatttaatgaatagAGTATGCCGAAATATGCTAGATCAGTTTGTCATAGTATTTATAGtatttattgatgacattttagtATACTCTCGTAGCGAGTCTAAACATGCGAGTCATCTACGTCAAGTGCTTGAGACGCTTCGAAAGGAAAAGTTATATGctaagtttactaaatgtatgtTTTGGCTCAGGGAAGTGCAGTTCTTAGGCCATGTAATTAATGAGAAAGGGATTTTGGTGGATCCTTCTAAGGTGGAAGCTGTGGTAAAATGGGTACCCCCGAAGAATGTTAGTGAAGTAAGAAGTTTTCTCGGTCTAGCCGGTTATTATTGGAGATTCAtccaagatttctccaaaatagCCCTTCCTTTAACCAAATTGA comes from the Helianthus annuus cultivar XRQ/B chromosome 4, HanXRQr2.0-SUNRISE, whole genome shotgun sequence genome and includes:
- the LOC110933677 gene encoding uncharacterized protein LOC110933677; the encoded protein is MHIHQFRRKPNKEIGEDKVQTLTWQEFKQPFIKYHCPQSAVDWIQEDFLRLRQKDESIDEITNTFLDKLKFCGEMVGTERMKIIRYHDMLKAEYREFITPSKCETLNELINWARDREIELKRQVERGEKRQIEKGSTQSTSKKPKTHDQGKKEASKGGFPRCKTCGKPHSGECLLGRKGCYNCGQEGHSYYNCPSPKRVCYNCNESGHVKAECPKLKQGTKKEGKKEELAKAKGRMFQIFTEEASAHPNVASGASRSFISSEFIHSPLFTIERMPTSLEVEIADCKSYLLHEICRNCKITIEDEDFDIDLIPMVLGEFKVVVDMDWLSHHHAKILCESKIIHVTYPKGRRVSIHGKREVEAKFCTILEAVKYVKNGSKAFLAYVVDTKLGTLRIEDTKIMSEYPDVFPDELPGLPPEPEVEFRIELEPNAKPVAKAPYRLAPAKVRELMVQLQELLDKGFIRPSVSPWGAPVLLVKKKDGEVQFLGHVINEKGILVDPSKVEAVVKWVPPKNVSEVRSFLGLAGYYWRFIQDFSKIALPLTKLTKKEEKFEWSDDQQKAFQILKEKL